Proteins co-encoded in one Aquincola tertiaricarbonis genomic window:
- a CDS encoding peroxiredoxin: protein MLKIGDRLPSVTLQEFIDVETEGCTLGPNPVVLDKALAGKAVAIFALPGAYTPTCSAKHVPGYIAQADALRAAGVDEIWCISVNDAFVMGAWGREQGTAGKVRMLGDGSAEFTKAVGLTLDLTARGMGVRSQRYAMLVVDGVVKSLDIEAPGQFEVSDAGTMLKRANDLLTGR, encoded by the coding sequence ATGCTGAAGATCGGAGACCGTCTGCCGTCGGTCACGCTGCAAGAGTTCATCGACGTCGAGACCGAGGGCTGCACCCTGGGCCCGAACCCGGTGGTGCTGGACAAGGCGCTGGCCGGCAAGGCCGTGGCCATCTTCGCGCTGCCTGGCGCCTACACGCCGACCTGCTCCGCCAAGCATGTGCCGGGCTACATCGCCCAGGCCGATGCGCTGCGCGCCGCTGGCGTCGATGAAATCTGGTGCATCTCCGTCAACGACGCCTTCGTGATGGGCGCCTGGGGCCGCGAGCAGGGCACCGCCGGCAAGGTGCGCATGCTGGGTGACGGCAGCGCCGAGTTCACCAAGGCGGTGGGCCTGACGCTGGACCTGACCGCCCGCGGCATGGGCGTGCGCTCGCAGCGCTACGCCATGCTGGTGGTCGATGGTGTCGTCAAGTCGCTGGACATCGAGGCCCCCGGCCAGTTCGAGGTGAGCGACGCCGGTACCATGCTCAAGCGCGCCAACGACCTGTTGACCGGCCGCTGA
- the rplN gene encoding 50S ribosomal protein L14: MIQMQSRLDVADNTGAKSVMCIKVLGGSKRRYAGIGDVIKVSIKEAAPRGRVKKGEVYSAVVVRTAKGVRRQDGSLVKFDGNAAVLLNAKLEPIGTRIFGPVTRELRTERFMKIVSLAPEVL, from the coding sequence ATGATCCAAATGCAATCGCGGCTTGACGTCGCGGACAACACTGGCGCGAAGTCCGTCATGTGCATCAAGGTGCTTGGTGGCTCCAAGCGTCGCTACGCCGGCATCGGCGATGTGATCAAGGTCAGCATCAAGGAAGCTGCACCGCGTGGTCGCGTCAAGAAGGGCGAGGTCTACAGCGCTGTGGTCGTGCGTACGGCCAAGGGCGTTCGCCGCCAGGACGGCTCGCTGGTCAAGTTCGACGGCAACGCTGCCGTGCTGCTGAACGCCAAGCTGGAGCCCATCGGCACCCGCATCTTCGGCCCCGTGACGCGTGAACTGCGTACCGAGCGCTTCATGAAGATCGTCTCGCTGGCGCCGGAAGTGCTCTGA
- the rpsM gene encoding 30S ribosomal protein S13 encodes MARIAGINIPPHKHTEIGLTSIYGIGRTTAQKICVAAGIEFNKKVKDLTDADLEKIRDEIGRMTIEGDLRREQSINIKRLMDLGCYRGMRHRRGLPVRGQRTKTNARTRKGPRKSGALVKK; translated from the coding sequence ATGGCACGCATTGCTGGTATCAACATCCCGCCGCACAAGCACACCGAGATCGGTCTGACGTCGATCTACGGCATCGGTCGTACGACCGCGCAGAAGATCTGCGTGGCTGCCGGCATCGAGTTCAACAAGAAGGTCAAGGACCTGACCGACGCCGACCTGGAAAAGATCCGGGACGAGATCGGCCGCATGACGATCGAAGGCGACCTGCGTCGCGAACAGTCGATCAACATCAAGCGTCTGATGGACCTGGGCTGCTACCGCGGCATGCGTCATCGCCGTGGCCTGCCGGTGCGTGGTCAGCGCACCAAGACCAACGCCCGCACCCGCAAGGGTCCGCGCAAGTCCGGCGCGCTGGTCAAGAAGTGA
- the rpmC gene encoding 50S ribosomal protein L29, giving the protein MKASELRTKDVAALEKEVSDLLKAHFGLRMQKATQQLSNHTVLRKTRRDIARAKTVLNEKKKEAAK; this is encoded by the coding sequence ATGAAAGCATCCGAACTGCGTACCAAGGACGTGGCGGCGCTCGAGAAGGAAGTCTCCGACCTGCTGAAGGCCCACTTCGGCCTGCGCATGCAGAAGGCGACCCAGCAGCTCAGCAACCACACCGTTCTCCGCAAGACCCGTCGTGACATCGCGCGTGCCAAGACGGTGCTGAACGAGAAGAAGAAGGAGGCCGCGAAATGA
- the infA gene encoding translation initiation factor IF-1 translates to MAKDDVIQMQGEILENLPNATFRVKLENGHVVLGHISGKMRMHYIRILPGDKVTVELTPYDLSRARIVFRAK, encoded by the coding sequence ATGGCAAAAGACGATGTCATCCAGATGCAGGGGGAGATCCTTGAAAACCTCCCCAACGCAACCTTCCGTGTGAAGCTCGAGAACGGCCACGTGGTTCTCGGACATATCTCCGGAAAGATGCGCATGCATTACATCCGCATTCTTCCCGGCGACAAGGTCACCGTGGAGCTCACCCCGTACGACTTGAGCCGGGCACGCATTGTGTTCCGCGCGAAATAA
- the rplO gene encoding 50S ribosomal protein L15, with protein MQLNTIKPGSGSKHAKRRVGRGIGSGLGKTAGRGHKGQKSRAGGYHKVGFEGGQMPLQRRLPKRGFKSHSLKYNAEITLGDLEALGADEVTLVGLKQAGLVGELAKVVKVIKSGELTKKVSLHGIGATAGAKAAIEAAGGSLA; from the coding sequence ATGCAACTCAACACGATCAAGCCGGGTTCCGGCTCCAAGCATGCCAAGCGCCGTGTCGGCCGTGGCATCGGCTCGGGCCTGGGCAAGACTGCCGGCCGCGGCCACAAGGGCCAGAAGTCCCGCGCGGGCGGCTATCACAAGGTCGGTTTCGAAGGCGGCCAGATGCCGCTGCAGCGTCGTCTGCCGAAGCGCGGCTTCAAGTCGCACTCGCTGAAGTACAACGCCGAGATCACGCTGGGCGACCTGGAAGCGCTGGGCGCCGACGAGGTCACGCTGGTGGGTCTGAAGCAAGCTGGCCTGGTGGGCGAGCTGGCCAAGGTCGTCAAGGTGATCAAGTCGGGTGAGCTGACCAAGAAGGTTTCGCTGCACGGCATTGGCGCCACCGCTGGCGCCAAGGCTGCGATCGAAGCCGCAGGCGGTTCGCTGGCCTGA
- the rplR gene encoding 50S ribosomal protein L18, giving the protein MTTTTKKEQRLRRSRQTRVRIAIQRVARLTVFRSNLHIYANVLSDDGTKVLASASTAEKEVREQLGGAGKGGNAAAATIVGKRIAEKAKAAGIEKVAFDRAGFAYHGRVKALADAAREAGLQF; this is encoded by the coding sequence ATGACGACGACGACCAAGAAGGAACAACGCCTGCGCCGCTCGCGCCAGACGCGTGTGCGCATCGCGATTCAACGCGTTGCACGCCTGACGGTGTTCCGCTCCAACCTGCACATCTACGCCAACGTGCTGTCCGACGACGGCACCAAGGTGCTGGCCAGCGCTTCGACTGCCGAGAAGGAAGTCCGCGAGCAGCTGGGTGGCGCTGGCAAGGGTGGCAACGCTGCAGCCGCCACCATCGTGGGCAAGCGCATCGCCGAGAAGGCGAAGGCCGCCGGCATCGAGAAGGTGGCTTTCGACCGCGCTGGTTTTGCGTACCACGGCCGGGTGAAGGCTCTGGCAGACGCGGCGCGCGAAGCCGGCCTGCAGTTCTGA
- the rpsQ gene encoding 30S ribosomal protein S17, with protein sequence MSEQAQEKVTPNRVPRSFVGTVVSDKRAKTVTVLVERRHMHELYGKIVARSNKYHAHDEAGEYKMGDVVEITEGRPISKTKSWRVTRLVKKAEAV encoded by the coding sequence ATGAGCGAGCAAGCCCAAGAGAAGGTCACGCCGAACCGCGTGCCCCGTTCCTTCGTCGGCACCGTCGTCAGCGACAAGCGTGCGAAGACCGTGACCGTGCTGGTCGAGCGTCGTCACATGCACGAGCTGTACGGCAAGATCGTCGCCCGTTCCAACAAGTACCACGCCCACGACGAAGCGGGCGAGTACAAGATGGGTGACGTGGTCGAGATCACCGAAGGTCGTCCGATCTCGAAGACCAAGTCCTGGCGCGTCACGCGCCTGGTGAAGAAGGCTGAAGCGGTCTAA
- the rpsK gene encoding 30S ribosomal protein S11: protein MAKAPNNSAARRVSKKVRKNIADGIAHVHASFNNTIITITDRQGGALSWASSGGQGFKGSRKSTPFAAQVAAETAGRAAQEQGIKNLDVRIKGPGPGRESSVRALASLGIRITSISDVTPVPHNGCRPQKRRRI, encoded by the coding sequence ATGGCCAAGGCACCCAACAACAGCGCAGCGCGTCGTGTGAGCAAGAAGGTCCGCAAGAACATTGCGGACGGCATCGCCCACGTGCACGCGTCGTTCAACAACACCATCATCACGATCACGGACCGTCAAGGCGGCGCGCTGTCGTGGGCCTCGAGCGGCGGCCAGGGCTTCAAGGGTTCGCGCAAGAGCACCCCGTTCGCGGCCCAGGTGGCGGCTGAAACCGCGGGTCGTGCTGCGCAGGAACAAGGCATCAAGAACCTCGACGTGCGGATCAAGGGCCCCGGCCCCGGCCGCGAGTCGTCGGTGCGCGCGCTGGCTTCGCTGGGCATCCGCATCACGTCGATCTCCGACGTGACGCCCGTGCCGCACAACGGCTGCCGTCCGCAAAAGCGTCGCCGCATCTAA
- the rplE gene encoding 50S ribosomal protein L5, giving the protein MSNARLQAIYRDTIAPSLIEKFGYKSPMQVPRITKITLNMGVSEAVSDKKVMDHAVADLTKIAGQKPVVTKSKKAIAGFKIRDGVPIGCMVTLRGVRMYEFLDRFVTVALPRVRDFRGISGRAFDGRGNYNIGVKEQIIFPEVDYDKVDALRGLNISITTTAKTDDEAKALLTAFRFPFKN; this is encoded by the coding sequence GTGAGCAATGCCCGCCTGCAGGCGATCTACCGCGACACCATCGCGCCGAGCCTGATCGAGAAGTTCGGCTACAAGTCGCCGATGCAAGTGCCGCGCATCACCAAGATCACGCTGAACATGGGCGTGAGCGAGGCCGTGTCGGACAAGAAGGTCATGGACCACGCGGTCGCCGACCTGACCAAGATCGCCGGCCAGAAGCCCGTGGTCACCAAGTCGAAGAAGGCCATCGCCGGCTTCAAGATCCGTGACGGCGTGCCCATCGGCTGCATGGTCACTCTGCGCGGCGTGCGCATGTACGAATTCCTGGACCGCTTCGTCACCGTGGCTCTGCCCCGCGTGCGCGACTTCCGCGGCATCTCGGGTCGTGCGTTCGACGGCCGGGGCAACTACAACATCGGCGTCAAAGAACAGATCATCTTCCCGGAAGTCGACTACGACAAGGTGGATGCGCTGCGCGGTCTGAATATCAGCATCACGACCACCGCCAAGACCGACGACGAAGCCAAGGCACTGTTGACCGCCTTCCGCTTCCCGTTCAAGAACTGA
- the rpsD gene encoding 30S ribosomal protein S4 yields the protein MARYLGPKAKLSRREGTDLYLKSARRPIGDKAKFDSKPGQHGRTSGSRTSDFGLQLREKQKVKRMYGVLERQFRRYFEEAERRRGNTGTNLLTLLESRLDNVVYRMGFGSTRAEARQLVSHKSITVNGQVVNIASYMVKAGDVVAVREKAKKQLRVIEALKLAESIGMPAWVEVNASKLEGVFKKTPDRDEFGAEIKEALIVELYSR from the coding sequence GTGGCACGTTATCTGGGCCCCAAGGCCAAACTGTCCCGCCGCGAAGGCACCGATCTCTATCTGAAGAGCGCCCGCCGCCCGATCGGCGACAAGGCCAAGTTCGACAGCAAGCCGGGTCAACACGGCCGTACCAGCGGCTCGCGCACCAGCGACTTCGGTCTGCAACTGCGTGAAAAGCAGAAGGTCAAGCGCATGTACGGCGTGCTGGAGCGTCAGTTCCGCCGTTACTTCGAAGAAGCCGAGCGCCGCCGTGGCAACACCGGTACCAACCTGCTGACGCTGCTGGAATCGCGCCTCGACAACGTCGTGTATCGCATGGGCTTCGGCTCCACCCGCGCGGAAGCTCGCCAGCTGGTGTCGCACAAGTCGATCACCGTGAATGGCCAGGTGGTGAACATCGCCTCGTACATGGTCAAGGCCGGTGACGTGGTCGCCGTGCGTGAAAAGGCCAAGAAGCAGCTGCGCGTGATCGAAGCCCTGAAGCTGGCCGAGTCGATCGGCATGCCGGCCTGGGTCGAGGTGAATGCATCGAAGCTGGAAGGCGTCTTCAAGAAGACCCCGGACCGCGACGAATTCGGCGCCGAGATCAAGGAAGCGCTGATCGTGGAACTGTATTCGCGCTGA
- the rplP gene encoding 50S ribosomal protein L16, producing MLQPSRRKFRKEQKGRNTGVATRGAAVSFGEFGLKATERGRLTARQIEAARRAISRHIKRGGRIFIRIFPDKPISQKPAEVRMGNGKGNPEYYVAEIQPGKVLYEINGVPEALAREAFTLAAAKLPLSCTFVARQVGT from the coding sequence ATGCTGCAACCTTCCCGTCGTAAGTTCCGCAAGGAACAGAAGGGCCGCAACACCGGCGTGGCCACGCGCGGCGCGGCCGTGTCGTTCGGCGAGTTCGGCCTGAAGGCCACCGAACGCGGCCGCCTGACGGCGCGCCAGATCGAAGCGGCCCGCCGCGCGATCTCGCGTCACATCAAGCGCGGCGGTCGGATCTTCATCCGGATCTTCCCGGACAAGCCGATCTCGCAAAAGCCTGCCGAAGTCCGTATGGGTAACGGCAAGGGCAACCCTGAGTACTACGTCGCCGAGATCCAGCCGGGCAAGGTGCTGTACGAGATCAATGGTGTGCCCGAAGCCCTGGCCCGCGAAGCGTTCACGCTTGCCGCGGCCAAGCTGCCCCTGAGCTGCACCTTCGTGGCGCGCCAGGTCGGCACCTGA
- the rpmD gene encoding 50S ribosomal protein L30 codes for MSDKKTLTVKLVKSIAGTRQSHRDTVRGLGLRKLNSERQLEDTPAVRGMINKVSYLVKVL; via the coding sequence ATGTCCGACAAGAAAACCCTGACCGTCAAGTTGGTCAAGAGCATCGCGGGTACCCGCCAGTCGCACCGTGACACGGTGCGCGGCCTGGGTCTGCGCAAGCTCAACAGTGAGCGCCAGCTGGAAGACACGCCTGCAGTGCGCGGCATGATCAACAAGGTCTCCTACCTCGTGAAGGTGCTGTGA
- the secY gene encoding preprotein translocase subunit SecY, with protein sequence MATNANQLAKSGKFGDLRRRLVFLLLALVVYRIGAHVPVPGIDPVQLQQLFKSQSGGILNLFNMFSGGALSRFTVFALGIMPYISASIIMQLMTYVVPSLEALKKEGEAGRRKITQYTRYGTLGLAIFQSLGIALALEGSPGLVLAPGFGFRLTTVVSLVAGTMFLMWLGEQITERGLGNGISILIFAGIAAGLPSAVGGLFELVRTGAMSIIASLFIIAVIVLVTFAVVFVERGQRKILVNYAKRQVGNKVYGGQSSHLPLKLNMSGVIPPIFASSIILLPATVVGWFATGHGLQWLKDISSALSPGQPIYVLLYAAMIVFFCFFYTALVFNSRETADNLKKSGAFIPGIRPGDQTAKYIDRILSRLTLAGAVYITAVCLLPEFLVLKYNVPFYFGGTSLLIIVVVTMDFWAQVQSYVMSQQYESLLKKANFKAS encoded by the coding sequence GTGGCAACCAACGCCAATCAGCTGGCCAAGAGCGGCAAGTTCGGTGACCTGCGTCGCCGGCTGGTGTTCCTGCTTCTGGCCCTGGTCGTCTACCGCATCGGCGCTCACGTGCCGGTGCCGGGCATCGACCCGGTGCAACTGCAGCAGCTGTTCAAGAGCCAGAGCGGCGGCATCCTGAACCTGTTCAACATGTTCTCGGGCGGGGCGCTGTCGCGCTTCACCGTGTTCGCGTTGGGCATCATGCCGTACATCTCGGCGTCGATCATCATGCAGTTGATGACCTACGTCGTGCCCTCGCTCGAAGCGCTGAAGAAGGAAGGCGAAGCCGGCCGTCGGAAGATCACCCAGTACACGCGCTACGGCACGCTGGGCCTGGCGATCTTCCAGTCGCTCGGCATTGCGCTGGCGTTGGAAGGCTCGCCCGGGCTGGTGCTCGCACCCGGCTTCGGCTTCCGGCTGACGACGGTGGTAAGCCTGGTGGCAGGCACGATGTTCCTGATGTGGCTGGGTGAGCAGATCACCGAGCGCGGTCTGGGCAACGGCATCTCGATCCTGATCTTCGCTGGCATCGCCGCGGGTCTGCCGAGTGCGGTGGGCGGTCTGTTCGAGCTGGTGCGCACCGGTGCGATGAGCATCATCGCCTCGCTGTTCATCATCGCGGTCATCGTGCTGGTCACCTTCGCCGTGGTGTTCGTGGAGCGGGGGCAGCGCAAGATACTGGTCAACTACGCCAAGCGCCAGGTCGGCAACAAGGTGTATGGCGGCCAGTCGTCGCACCTGCCGCTGAAGCTGAACATGTCGGGCGTGATCCCGCCGATCTTCGCGTCGTCGATCATCCTGTTGCCGGCGACGGTGGTGGGTTGGTTCGCGACCGGGCACGGGCTGCAGTGGTTGAAGGACATCTCGTCGGCGTTGTCGCCGGGGCAGCCGATCTACGTGCTGCTGTATGCGGCGATGATCGTGTTCTTCTGCTTCTTCTACACAGCCCTGGTGTTCAACAGCCGCGAGACCGCAGACAACCTGAAGAAGAGTGGCGCCTTCATCCCGGGCATTCGTCCGGGTGACCAGACCGCGAAGTACATCGACCGCATCCTGTCGCGCCTGACACTGGCCGGTGCGGTGTACATCACCGCGGTTTGCCTGCTGCCCGAGTTCCTGGTGCTGAAGTACAACGTGCCGTTCTATTTCGGTGGAACGTCGTTGCTGATCATCGTTGTGGTGACCATGGATTTCTGGGCTCAGGTCCAGAGCTATGTGATGAGTCAGCAGTATGAGTCGTTGCTGAAGAAGGCCAACTTCAAGGCAAGCTGA
- the rplV gene encoding 50S ribosomal protein L22 → METQAIVRGVRLSCDKGRLVADLIRGKKVDQALNILTFTPKKAAGIIKKALESAIANAEHNDGADIDELRVKSIYVEQGATLKRFSARAKGRGNRISKPTAHIYVTVGN, encoded by the coding sequence ATGGAAACTCAAGCAATCGTTCGCGGCGTGCGCCTCTCCTGCGACAAGGGCCGGCTGGTGGCCGACCTGATCCGCGGCAAGAAGGTGGATCAGGCCCTCAACATCCTGACGTTCACGCCCAAGAAGGCCGCCGGCATCATCAAGAAGGCTCTGGAGTCGGCCATCGCCAACGCCGAGCACAACGATGGTGCCGACATCGACGAACTGCGCGTCAAGTCGATCTACGTGGAGCAGGGCGCCACGCTGAAGCGGTTTTCCGCCCGGGCCAAGGGCCGCGGCAACCGCATCAGCAAGCCGACCGCGCACATCTACGTGACCGTCGGCAACTAA
- the rplF gene encoding 50S ribosomal protein L6 yields MSRVGKMPVVVPQGVDVAIKDDQIVVKGALGSLSRPVHNLVKVKSEGGSLLVAPADDSAAANAMSGTVRALLANMVNGVSKGFERKLTLVGVGFRAQAAGQKLNLQIGFSHPVVKDMPAGITVTTPTQTEILIKGADRQVVGQVAAEVRAFRPPEPYKGKGIRYADERVVLKETKKK; encoded by the coding sequence ATGTCCCGCGTAGGAAAAATGCCGGTCGTCGTCCCGCAAGGCGTGGACGTGGCCATCAAGGACGATCAGATCGTCGTGAAGGGCGCGCTGGGTTCGCTGAGCCGCCCGGTGCACAACCTGGTCAAGGTCAAGAGCGAAGGCGGTTCGCTGCTGGTTGCGCCGGCCGATGATTCGGCGGCTGCCAATGCGATGAGCGGCACCGTGCGCGCGCTGCTGGCCAACATGGTCAACGGCGTGAGCAAGGGCTTCGAGCGCAAGCTGACCCTGGTGGGCGTGGGCTTCCGTGCCCAGGCCGCCGGTCAGAAGCTGAACCTGCAGATCGGTTTCTCGCATCCCGTGGTCAAGGACATGCCCGCCGGCATCACCGTGACCACCCCGACGCAGACCGAAATCCTGATCAAGGGTGCAGACCGCCAGGTGGTCGGCCAGGTCGCCGCCGAAGTGCGCGCCTTCCGTCCGCCCGAGCCTTACAAGGGCAAGGGGATTCGCTACGCCGATGAGCGCGTGGTCCTCAAAGAGACCAAGAAGAAGTAA
- the rpsE gene encoding 30S ribosomal protein S5, with protein sequence MAKFQPRAQTEGNDDGLKEKMIAVNRVTKVVKGGRTLSFAALTVVGDGDGRIGMGKGKAKEVPVAVQKAMDSARRNMVKVSLKNGTIHHTVRGVHGAAKVMMGPAKPGDGIIAGGPMRAVFEVMGVTDIVAKSFGSTNPYNMVRATLDALKNSTTPASVAAKRGKTVEEIFN encoded by the coding sequence ATGGCGAAGTTTCAACCTCGCGCCCAGACCGAAGGCAATGACGACGGTCTGAAGGAAAAGATGATCGCGGTGAACCGCGTCACCAAGGTGGTCAAGGGCGGCCGCACGCTGAGTTTCGCGGCCCTGACCGTCGTGGGTGACGGCGATGGCCGCATCGGCATGGGCAAGGGCAAGGCCAAGGAAGTGCCGGTCGCGGTGCAGAAGGCCATGGACTCGGCCCGCCGCAACATGGTCAAGGTCTCGCTGAAGAACGGCACCATCCACCACACGGTGCGTGGCGTTCACGGCGCTGCCAAGGTCATGATGGGCCCGGCCAAGCCCGGTGACGGCATCATCGCCGGCGGCCCGATGCGTGCCGTGTTCGAAGTGATGGGTGTGACCGACATCGTGGCCAAGAGCTTCGGTTCGACCAACCCCTACAACATGGTTCGTGCAACGCTCGACGCGCTGAAGAACTCGACCACGCCTGCCTCGGTCGCTGCGAAGCGCGGCAAGACGGTCGAAGAAATCTTCAACTGA
- the rplX gene encoding 50S ribosomal protein L24, whose protein sequence is MNKIRKGDQVVVLTGRDKGKRGVVAQRVDADHIVVEGVNVVKKHVKPNPMKGTTGGVVDKTMPIHQSNVAIYNAATGKADRVGIKLQDDGKKVRVFKSSGEEIKA, encoded by the coding sequence ATGAACAAGATTCGCAAAGGTGACCAGGTCGTCGTTCTGACCGGTCGCGACAAGGGCAAGCGGGGCGTCGTCGCTCAGCGCGTCGACGCCGACCACATCGTGGTCGAAGGCGTGAACGTCGTGAAGAAGCACGTCAAGCCGAACCCGATGAAGGGCACGACCGGCGGTGTGGTCGACAAGACGATGCCGATCCACCAGTCCAACGTCGCGATCTACAACGCGGCCACGGGCAAGGCGGATCGCGTGGGCATCAAGCTGCAGGATGACGGCAAGAAGGTCCGCGTCTTCAAGTCCAGCGGCGAAGAGATCAAGGCTTAA
- the rpmJ gene encoding 50S ribosomal protein L36: MKVAASVKKMCRNCKIIRRKGVVRVICTDPRHKQRQG; encoded by the coding sequence ATGAAAGTTGCAGCATCGGTCAAGAAGATGTGTCGCAATTGCAAGATCATCCGCCGCAAGGGCGTGGTGCGTGTGATCTGTACCGACCCGCGCCACAAGCAGCGCCAGGGTTGA
- the rpsC gene encoding 30S ribosomal protein S3, producing MGQKIHPTGFRLPVTRAWASRWFANNKNFSTMLAEDLDVREYLKAKLKNAAVSRVLIERPAKNARITIFSARPGVVIGKKGEDIENLKAELTRRLGVPVAVNIEEVRKPEVDAQLIADSITQQLEKRIMFRRAMKRAMQNAMRLGAQGIKIMSSGRLNGIEIARCEWYREGRVPLHTLKADIDYGFSEAKTTYGVIGVKVWVYRGDRLANGEVPALKSDVPEDDRRPRRGPRPGGAPGGRGRPGERRDGAAPSGDARGPVGAKRVPRAAAAAPGAKGE from the coding sequence ATGGGACAGAAGATCCATCCGACCGGCTTCCGCCTGCCTGTCACCCGTGCCTGGGCTTCGCGCTGGTTTGCGAACAACAAGAACTTCAGCACCATGCTGGCTGAAGACCTGGACGTTCGCGAGTACCTGAAGGCCAAGCTGAAGAACGCCGCGGTGTCGCGCGTTCTGATCGAGCGCCCCGCCAAGAACGCACGCATCACCATCTTCTCGGCACGTCCGGGCGTGGTGATCGGCAAGAAGGGCGAGGACATCGAGAACCTGAAGGCTGAACTGACGCGCCGCCTGGGCGTGCCGGTGGCTGTGAACATCGAGGAAGTGCGCAAGCCCGAAGTCGATGCCCAGCTGATCGCCGACTCGATCACCCAGCAGCTCGAAAAGCGCATCATGTTCCGCCGCGCCATGAAGCGCGCGATGCAGAACGCGATGCGCCTGGGCGCCCAGGGCATCAAGATCATGTCGTCGGGTCGCCTGAACGGCATCGAAATCGCCCGCTGCGAGTGGTACCGCGAAGGTCGCGTGCCCCTCCACACCCTGAAGGCCGACATCGACTATGGCTTCTCCGAAGCCAAGACGACCTACGGCGTCATCGGCGTGAAGGTGTGGGTGTACCGCGGTGACCGCCTGGCCAACGGCGAAGTGCCGGCCCTGAAGTCGGACGTGCCCGAAGACGATCGCCGCCCCCGTCGCGGTCCCCGTCCTGGTGGCGCCCCGGGTGGCCGTGGCCGCCCCGGCGAACGCCGTGACGGTGCCGCTCCGTCGGGTGATGCCCGCGGCCCGGTCGGCGCCAAGCGCGTGCCGCGCGCGGCTGCTGCCGCGCCCGGTGCCAAAGGAGAATAA
- the rpsN gene encoding 30S ribosomal protein S14, whose translation MAKVSLIQRELKREQLAAKYSKKYNELKAIINDAKRSEEERYAARLQLQQLPRNAYPTRQRNRCELTGRPRGTFRKFGLARSKIRDLAFKGDIPGVIKASW comes from the coding sequence GTGGCTAAAGTTTCCCTGATCCAACGTGAACTGAAGCGCGAGCAACTCGCCGCCAAGTATTCCAAGAAGTACAACGAGCTGAAGGCGATCATCAACGACGCCAAGCGTTCGGAAGAAGAGCGTTATGCCGCTCGCCTCCAACTGCAACAGCTGCCGCGTAACGCCTACCCGACCCGCCAGCGCAACCGTTGCGAGCTGACCGGCCGCCCCCGCGGCACGTTCCGCAAGTTCGGCCTGGCCCGTTCCAAGATCCGTGACCTGGCGTTCAAGGGCGACATCCCTGGCGTCATCAAGGCCAGCTGGTAA
- the rpsH gene encoding 30S ribosomal protein S8 translates to MSMSDPIADMLTRIRNAQMVEKATVTMPSSKLKVAIAQVLKDEGYIENFAVKGDGKAELEVALKYYAGRPVIERIERVSRPGLRVYRGRHDIPQVMNGLGVAIVTTPRGVMTDRKARQAGIGGEVLCYVA, encoded by the coding sequence ATGAGCATGAGTGATCCGATCGCCGACATGCTGACTCGCATCCGCAACGCGCAGATGGTCGAGAAAGCCACGGTGACGATGCCTTCTTCGAAGCTGAAGGTGGCCATTGCCCAGGTCCTGAAGGACGAGGGCTACATCGAGAATTTCGCTGTCAAGGGCGACGGCAAGGCCGAACTCGAAGTTGCGCTGAAGTACTACGCCGGCCGTCCGGTGATCGAGCGCATCGAGCGTGTCAGCCGTCCTGGCCTGCGGGTGTACCGCGGCCGCCACGACATCCCCCAGGTGATGAACGGCCTGGGTGTCGCCATCGTGACCACGCCGCGTGGCGTGATGACCGACCGCAAGGCACGTCAAGCCGGTATCGGCGGCGAAGTGCTCTGCTACGTCGCGTAA